In Halobaculum magnesiiphilum, the following proteins share a genomic window:
- a CDS encoding DUF7282 domain-containing protein, which yields MNARSTIPALVLLSVLVGAVALAGGLAAGTATAQTANVTADVSVDDQTGAESVTVAEATLPEGGYVVVYNASGGIVGVSEYLDNGTHEDVTLEVSPEFSRSQVAVAEVRADDGDESFNASADTPYTNDNGQPIGDTAYVTVEQTETATATPTATATATATESGEPATTAATDEPTETSGPGFGIAAALVALVGAALLARR from the coding sequence ATGAACGCACGATCCACGATCCCCGCGCTCGTACTGCTCTCCGTGCTGGTCGGCGCCGTCGCCCTCGCGGGCGGCCTCGCCGCCGGCACCGCGACCGCACAGACGGCCAACGTCACCGCCGACGTGAGTGTCGACGACCAGACCGGCGCCGAGTCGGTGACCGTCGCCGAGGCGACGCTGCCCGAGGGCGGCTACGTCGTCGTCTACAACGCCTCCGGCGGCATCGTCGGCGTCTCCGAGTACCTGGACAACGGCACCCACGAGGACGTGACTCTCGAAGTCTCGCCCGAGTTCTCGCGCAGCCAGGTCGCCGTCGCCGAGGTCCGCGCCGACGACGGCGACGAGTCGTTCAACGCCTCCGCCGACACGCCGTACACGAACGACAACGGCCAGCCGATCGGCGACACCGCGTACGTGACCGTCGAGCAGACCGAGACGGCCACCGCGACGCCGACGGCGACCGCCACCGCGACGGCGACCGAGTCGGGCGAGCCCGCGACGACCGCCGCGACCGACGAGCCCACCGAGACGAGCGGTCCCGGCTTCGGGATCGCCGCGGCCCTGGTCGCGCTGGTCGGCGCCGCGCTGCTCGCGCGCCGGTAA
- a CDS encoding DUF6360 family protein, giving the protein MPDRLIRVNAYTTFDLLDGFARGHDFEEEAVAVLNVTAPREDPDHVTLELELDNTGLTELPAHAEGVTLSAAEARELAGELEKYAARVEAAQGDE; this is encoded by the coding sequence ATGCCCGACCGGCTCATCCGCGTCAACGCTTACACCACCTTCGACCTGCTCGACGGCTTCGCCCGCGGCCACGACTTCGAGGAGGAGGCCGTCGCCGTGCTGAACGTGACGGCGCCCCGCGAGGACCCCGACCACGTCACGCTCGAACTCGAACTCGACAACACCGGACTGACGGAGCTCCCGGCCCACGCCGAGGGCGTCACCCTCTCGGCGGCCGAGGCGCGCGAGCTCGCGGGCGAACTGGAGAAGTACGCAGCCCGCGTCGAGGCGGCTCAGGGCGACGAGTAG
- a CDS encoding DUF7344 domain-containing protein — MPADDVLRGPSDQSESLEEPIGRYPSTASLPEDDRHRVLASERRRHVLAIASARPAPIPLEALAAAVVAREDADPADDETRERAVISLHHVHLPLLDDHGVVEYDPNERELLA, encoded by the coding sequence ATGCCCGCAGACGACGTGCTCCGCGGCCCGAGTGACCAGTCGGAGAGTCTCGAGGAGCCGATCGGACGGTACCCGTCGACGGCGTCGCTTCCGGAGGACGACCGGCACCGGGTGTTGGCGTCCGAGCGGCGGCGACACGTGCTGGCGATCGCGTCCGCGCGACCCGCGCCGATCCCCCTCGAGGCGCTCGCGGCGGCGGTCGTCGCCCGCGAGGACGCCGACCCGGCCGACGACGAGACGCGCGAGCGCGCCGTGATCTCGCTGCACCACGTTCACCTACCGCTGCTGGACGATCACGGCGTGGTGGAGTACGACCCGAACGAACGGGAGCTCCTCGCGTAA
- a CDS encoding NADPH:quinone reductase, whose product MRAVRYHEHGDESVLQVDEVDRPDPAPDEVLVEVAAAGVNPVDTYFREGSYEPYGLPAIPGVDAAGTAVEVGDAVEGIEEGDEVFATGLSGAMPGGYAEFVAVPDDRIAVLPDGADLVAAGGAGVAAVTAWRALVQHATLRPAETVLIHGGSGGVGHAAVQVAAATGAHVIATAAEGYHDDVTALGADAVLDYTRDDLAEAVVDAADGDGVDVILDHRLDQYLGFDAEVAAQGCRVVGIGENDPEIGFPQSSAARGKDLTLQLMSMFNTPSLADALADVASLWGDDIAIRVAHSYDLEGAAEAQRAVLEDSFLGKLVIEP is encoded by the coding sequence ATGCGCGCGGTCCGATACCACGAACACGGCGACGAATCGGTGCTCCAGGTGGACGAGGTCGACCGGCCGGATCCGGCCCCCGACGAGGTGCTCGTCGAGGTCGCCGCCGCCGGCGTCAACCCCGTTGACACGTATTTCCGCGAGGGATCCTACGAGCCGTACGGCCTGCCAGCGATCCCCGGCGTCGACGCCGCCGGAACGGCCGTGGAAGTCGGCGACGCCGTCGAGGGGATCGAGGAGGGCGACGAGGTGTTCGCGACCGGGCTGTCGGGGGCGATGCCCGGCGGCTACGCCGAGTTCGTCGCCGTCCCGGACGATCGCATCGCGGTGCTGCCCGACGGCGCCGACCTCGTCGCCGCCGGCGGGGCGGGCGTCGCCGCCGTCACGGCCTGGCGCGCGCTCGTCCAACACGCGACCCTGCGTCCGGCCGAGACGGTCCTGATCCACGGCGGCTCCGGCGGCGTCGGCCACGCGGCGGTGCAGGTCGCCGCCGCCACCGGCGCGCACGTGATCGCCACCGCCGCCGAGGGGTACCACGACGACGTGACGGCGCTCGGCGCCGACGCGGTGCTCGACTACACCCGCGACGACCTCGCGGAGGCGGTCGTCGACGCCGCCGACGGCGACGGGGTCGACGTGATCTTAGACCACCGGCTCGACCAGTACCTCGGCTTCGACGCCGAGGTCGCCGCCCAGGGTTGTCGCGTCGTCGGCATCGGCGAGAACGATCCCGAGATCGGGTTCCCCCAGTCGTCGGCGGCCCGCGGCAAGGACCTGACCCTGCAGCTCATGTCGATGTTCAACACGCCGAGCCTCGCGGACGCGCTCGCGGACGTGGCGTCGCTGTGGGGCGATGACATCGCGATTCGGGTCGCCCACAGCTACGACCTGGAGGGCGCCGCGGAGGCCCAGCGCGCCGTGCTAGAGGACAGCTTCCTCGGGAAGCTCGTGATCGAGCCGTAA
- a CDS encoding threonine synthase yields MLTCDACGRTAESGQRCDDCGEPLWFDTDPDGVAWPDRDGVWAFGDLLPVEPPPGGLAAAAGATPLVRASGLDAGGARVHVKIEGTNPTGSFKDRGSAVGVAAAVADGEGGATFAGDGAPDAVGTVSHGNMAVSMAAHGASTDLECVVLVPADISAARLRRIAAYDPRIVRVDGDYGRLYYDALDLGPESGIEFVNSDSPLRVAGQKTTVLEVLRAFATGEAGGGVGGGERGTTEAAPDVPDAVVMPISSGGHASAAWKAVREATAAGLVDDPPRLYFVQAAACAPVAAAFERGDDAVTRLEGEEVGETVAYSIANPDPPSGTRALAAARATDGAALAVDDDAIHAARRDLVAAGIRVEPASATPLAGLRRLRERGAVDAGEHVVLVATGVGYGGTDGGDGRSGSLDVETVPRSGLAAALGLGDAGE; encoded by the coding sequence GTGCTCACCTGCGACGCCTGTGGTCGGACCGCCGAGTCGGGCCAACGGTGCGACGACTGCGGCGAGCCGCTGTGGTTCGACACCGACCCCGACGGGGTCGCGTGGCCCGACCGCGACGGCGTGTGGGCGTTCGGCGACCTCCTCCCGGTCGAGCCGCCCCCGGGCGGGCTCGCGGCGGCCGCCGGCGCGACGCCGCTGGTTCGCGCGTCGGGGCTCGACGCGGGCGGCGCCCGCGTCCACGTGAAGATCGAGGGAACGAACCCGACCGGCTCGTTCAAGGACCGCGGCAGCGCCGTCGGCGTCGCCGCCGCGGTCGCGGACGGGGAAGGCGGCGCCACGTTCGCCGGCGATGGCGCCCCCGACGCCGTCGGGACGGTCTCCCACGGGAACATGGCCGTCTCGATGGCGGCCCACGGCGCGAGCACGGACCTCGAGTGCGTCGTGCTCGTCCCCGCGGACATCTCCGCGGCGCGGCTCCGACGGATCGCCGCGTACGACCCGCGGATCGTCCGCGTCGACGGCGACTACGGCCGGCTCTACTACGACGCGCTCGATCTGGGTCCCGAGTCGGGGATCGAGTTCGTCAACTCCGACTCCCCGCTGCGCGTCGCCGGCCAGAAGACGACCGTCCTGGAGGTCCTGCGGGCGTTCGCAACCGGCGAGGCCGGCGGTGGCGTCGGCGGGGGCGAGCGCGGGACCACCGAGGCCGCCCCCGACGTGCCCGACGCCGTCGTCATGCCGATCAGCAGCGGCGGCCACGCCAGCGCCGCCTGGAAGGCGGTCCGCGAGGCGACCGCGGCGGGCCTGGTCGACGACCCGCCGCGGCTGTACTTCGTGCAGGCGGCCGCGTGCGCGCCGGTCGCGGCGGCGTTCGAGCGCGGCGACGACGCGGTGACCCGTCTCGAGGGCGAGGAGGTCGGCGAGACGGTCGCGTACTCCATCGCCAACCCGGATCCGCCGAGCGGGACGCGGGCGCTGGCGGCCGCCCGCGCCACCGACGGCGCGGCGCTCGCCGTCGACGACGACGCGATCCACGCGGCCCGACGCGACCTGGTCGCCGCCGGGATCCGTGTCGAGCCCGCGTCGGCGACGCCGCTGGCGGGACTCCGGCGGCTCCGCGAGCGCGGCGCGGTCGACGCGGGCGAGCACGTCGTCCTCGTCGCCACCGGCGTCGGCTACGGCGGAACGGACGGCGGCGACGGGCGAAGCGGCAGCTTGGACGTCGAGACGGTGCCGCGCTCGGGGCTCGCGGCGGCGCTCGGTCTCGGCGACGCGGGCGAATAA
- a CDS encoding HpcH/HpaI aldolase family protein, producing MTDDSGLAGLRATLRERPAGHWLSTPSPQIAEQLALTDADFVVIDTEHAPTGIESVEAAVRAVDAANARDGPGGTDARGNRDADAGAAAAGDTGDANAAGDTAAVVRVAWNDHVRIKRVLDTGAAGVMSPRVNTREEAAEFVAAARYPPEGRRGVAGTRASAYGRDLDDYYGRANDRVATIAQIETETAVANAGDIAAVDGLDALLVGPADLSADLGVFGEYDSERFLGAVERVLAESSVPVGTLATSPAEIDHWAELGYDYQIVGVDAGYVAAGAAAALERYAAGEEE from the coding sequence ATGACCGACGACTCCGGCCTCGCGGGCCTGCGCGCGACCCTTCGCGAGCGTCCCGCCGGCCACTGGCTGTCGACGCCGTCGCCCCAGATCGCCGAACAGCTCGCGCTCACCGACGCCGACTTCGTCGTGATCGACACCGAACACGCGCCCACGGGGATCGAATCCGTGGAGGCGGCCGTCCGCGCAGTCGACGCAGCGAACGCCCGCGACGGTCCGGGCGGCACCGACGCCCGCGGCAACCGCGACGCCGACGCCGGGGCGGCCGCCGCCGGCGACACGGGGGACGCGAACGCCGCCGGCGACACGGCGGCCGTGGTCCGGGTCGCGTGGAACGACCACGTCCGGATCAAGCGCGTCCTCGACACCGGCGCCGCCGGCGTGATGTCGCCGCGGGTGAACACCCGCGAGGAGGCCGCGGAGTTCGTCGCGGCCGCGCGCTACCCGCCCGAGGGACGCCGCGGCGTCGCGGGAACGCGCGCGTCGGCGTACGGTCGCGACCTCGACGACTACTACGGGCGGGCGAACGACCGCGTCGCGACGATCGCCCAGATCGAGACCGAAACGGCGGTCGCGAACGCCGGCGACATCGCCGCCGTCGACGGGCTGGACGCGCTGCTCGTCGGCCCGGCCGACCTCTCGGCGGACCTGGGCGTCTTCGGCGAGTACGACTCCGAGCGGTTCCTCGGGGCCGTCGAGCGGGTGCTCGCGGAGAGTTCGGTGCCGGTCGGCACGCTCGCGACCTCGCCCGCGGAGATCGACCACTGGGCGGAGTTGGGCTACGACTACCAGATCGTCGGCGTCGACGCGGGCTACGTCGCCGCCGGCGCTGCGGCTGCGCTGGAGCGGTACGCTGCGGGCGAGGAGGAGTGA
- the sucD gene encoding succinate--CoA ligase subunit alpha gives MSIFVDDDTRVVVQGITGGEGKFHTEQMLEYGTNVVAGAVPGKGGQEVAGVPVYDTVDEAVDAEDADASVVFVPPAFAGDAVFEALDTDLDLVVAITEGIPTQDMAKVNKRLSEVDTRLLGPNCPGIITPGEAKLGILPGNIFESGDVGLVSRSGTLTYQVVSNLTERGIGQTTAIGIGGDPIIGTSFVDALEAFEADQDTKAVVMCGEIGGEDEEQAARYIAQNMDTPVAGFIAGRTAPPGKRMGHAGAIVSGSGTGTAESKIGALNDAGVPVGDTPNEVADHIEDFL, from the coding sequence ATGAGTATCTTCGTCGACGACGACACTCGCGTCGTGGTGCAGGGCATCACGGGCGGGGAAGGTAAGTTCCACACCGAACAGATGCTGGAGTACGGCACGAACGTCGTCGCGGGCGCGGTGCCCGGCAAGGGCGGCCAGGAGGTCGCCGGCGTCCCCGTCTACGACACCGTCGACGAGGCCGTCGACGCCGAGGACGCCGACGCCTCCGTCGTGTTCGTCCCGCCGGCGTTCGCCGGCGACGCCGTCTTCGAGGCGCTCGACACCGACCTCGACCTCGTCGTCGCCATCACGGAGGGCATCCCGACCCAGGACATGGCGAAGGTGAACAAGCGCCTCTCGGAGGTCGACACGCGCCTGCTCGGCCCCAACTGCCCCGGGATCATCACCCCCGGCGAGGCGAAGCTGGGCATCCTCCCGGGCAACATCTTCGAGTCCGGCGACGTGGGCCTCGTCTCGCGCTCGGGCACCCTGACCTACCAGGTCGTCTCGAACCTGACCGAGCGCGGCATCGGTCAGACGACCGCCATCGGCATCGGCGGCGACCCGATCATCGGGACCTCCTTCGTCGACGCCCTCGAGGCCTTCGAGGCCGACCAGGACACGAAGGCGGTCGTGATGTGCGGCGAGATCGGCGGCGAGGACGAGGAGCAGGCCGCCCGCTACATCGCCCAGAACATGGACACGCCCGTCGCCGGCTTCATCGCCGGCCGCACCGCCCCGCCGGGCAAGCGCATGGGCCACGCCGGCGCCATCGTCTCCGGCTCGGGCACCGGCACCGCCGAGTCGAAGATCGGCGCGCTCAACGACGCGGGCGTCCCCGTCGGCGACACGCCCAACGAGGTCGCCGACCACATCGAGGACTTCCTGTAA
- the sucC gene encoding ADP-forming succinate--CoA ligase subunit beta, which yields MRLHEYQAKQVFADAGIPTPDSRLASTVEEVMDAVDEIGYPAAIKAQVHVGGRGKAGGIEIATSEAEAREAAESILGMDLKGYTVDTVLVEAGVDFENELYVGITMDRGEGEPVAMVSTEGGVDIESVAEETPEKIAREHIDPAFGLHAYQARKVVFEAGIPRDVAMDVASILSTLYDLYESKDASEVEINPVMITSDREVVAADAVMNIDEDALFRQPDLAEMEDEAAGDELEAKANEYGFDYVRLSGNVGIIGNGAGLVMTTLDLVDYYGGAPANFLDIGGGAKAERVTQALDMVFSDENVDSVVFNIFGGITRGDEVAKGINEALDGFDEIPKPVVVRLAGTNAEEGMEILNEDLVQVEGTLEEAVQRAVKNAQEVQA from the coding sequence ATGAGACTTCACGAGTATCAGGCGAAGCAGGTCTTCGCCGACGCCGGGATCCCGACCCCGGACTCGCGGCTCGCGTCCACCGTCGAGGAGGTCATGGACGCGGTCGACGAGATCGGCTACCCGGCGGCCATCAAGGCGCAGGTCCACGTCGGCGGACGTGGGAAGGCTGGGGGAATCGAGATCGCCACGAGCGAGGCGGAGGCCCGCGAGGCGGCCGAGTCCATCCTCGGGATGGACCTCAAGGGCTACACCGTCGACACGGTCCTCGTCGAGGCCGGCGTCGACTTCGAGAACGAGCTGTACGTGGGCATCACGATGGACCGCGGCGAGGGCGAGCCCGTCGCGATGGTCTCCACCGAGGGCGGCGTCGACATCGAGTCGGTCGCCGAGGAGACGCCCGAGAAGATCGCCCGCGAGCACATCGACCCCGCCTTCGGCCTGCACGCCTACCAGGCCCGCAAGGTCGTCTTCGAGGCCGGCATCCCGCGCGACGTGGCGATGGACGTGGCCTCCATCCTCTCGACGCTGTACGACCTGTACGAGTCGAAGGACGCCTCCGAGGTCGAGATCAACCCCGTGATGATCACCTCGGACCGGGAGGTCGTCGCCGCCGACGCCGTCATGAACATCGACGAGGACGCGCTGTTCCGCCAGCCCGACCTCGCGGAGATGGAGGACGAGGCCGCCGGCGACGAGCTGGAGGCGAAGGCCAACGAGTACGGCTTCGACTACGTCCGCCTGTCGGGCAACGTCGGCATCATCGGCAACGGCGCCGGGCTCGTGATGACGACGCTCGACCTCGTGGACTACTACGGCGGCGCGCCCGCCAACTTCCTCGACATCGGCGGCGGCGCCAAGGCCGAGCGCGTCACGCAGGCGCTCGATATGGTGTTCTCCGACGAGAACGTCGACTCGGTCGTGTTCAACATCTTCGGCGGGATCACCCGCGGCGACGAGGTCGCCAAGGGGATCAACGAGGCGCTCGACGGGTTCGACGAGATCCCCAAGCCGGTCGTCGTCCGCCTCGCCGGGACGAACGCCGAGGAGGGAATGGAGATCCTCAACGAGGACCTCGTACAGGTCGAGGGGACCCTAGAGGAAGCGGTGCAGCGTGCGGTGAAGAACGCACAGGAGGTCCAAGCATGA
- a CDS encoding bacterio-opsin activator domain-containing protein, which produces MGPQPLSEVQRETLASFPGRGHPLTASEVANRTGVGRRAAYDRLRRLAEAGHLETKKVGSGGRVWWRPPASERGASDADRAAERSGDLEGVEADHGETRHQYRTLVEQFPNGVLALVDRDMRYTTFGGTLEGETDVAADALVGEPLREALPDEVADAVIPGYERALDGEASEYEAAIDDHVYRFHFYPVRDDDGEVFEALGMSQAVTERVEYQRELEKRVRQQEAVATLGRRALEADDLDDLFATAARVVAETLGNDYCEVLDLDADSGELRLRQGVGWDDGVVGSATVSALEDGSRAAYTLCTSEPVVVEDLREERRFDPPELLTSHGVRSGISTVIGPPESPWGILGTHDTEPATRSDHDAAFVRAVANVLASAIDRTRHERELDRQHDQLVALDSVSRVVRDITEAAIDRSTRAEIEAAVCERLAASESYLFAWIGDADAASREITTRAEAGVERYLDGTTVSIDPDDEHGRGPTGRAYRTRTIQTTDHAAADPRQEPWADQVEAYGYRSSAAIPIVHGGTVYGVLNVYTERREAFLGREREVIGKLGEVVGHAIAAVERKRALLGDEVVELSFLVEDAFAPAGVDPAPDPIRFDDAVPLGDDEFVVFGRTTAAGVETLESLVDSHSLYQDLRVRSADDGRRFELSVADLPVLSAIASQGGSIEDAVVEDGDYRLTVRLAPSTDARRVIDAMRETYPDVRLVKRRQVTRAGTDRSTTAVAAIDSLSDRQRAALSAAYHAGYFEWPRDATAEEVASSLDIARSTLHRHLRTCQRTVFAAAFEGG; this is translated from the coding sequence ATGGGACCGCAGCCGCTCTCGGAGGTCCAGCGCGAGACGTTGGCGTCGTTCCCGGGACGGGGGCACCCGTTGACGGCGAGCGAGGTCGCGAACCGAACCGGCGTCGGGCGACGGGCGGCGTACGACCGGCTCCGCCGCCTCGCCGAGGCCGGTCACCTCGAGACGAAGAAGGTCGGATCCGGCGGCCGCGTCTGGTGGCGCCCTCCGGCGTCCGAGCGTGGCGCCTCGGACGCCGACAGGGCGGCCGAGCGGTCGGGGGATCTCGAGGGTGTCGAGGCCGACCACGGGGAAACGCGCCACCAGTACCGGACGCTCGTCGAGCAGTTCCCGAACGGCGTGCTCGCGCTCGTCGACCGCGACATGCGCTACACGACCTTCGGCGGGACGCTCGAGGGCGAGACGGACGTGGCGGCCGACGCCCTCGTCGGCGAGCCGCTCCGGGAGGCGCTGCCGGACGAGGTCGCCGACGCGGTGATCCCGGGGTACGAGCGGGCGCTCGACGGCGAGGCGTCCGAATACGAGGCCGCGATCGACGACCACGTGTACCGCTTTCACTTCTACCCCGTCCGCGACGACGACGGCGAGGTGTTCGAGGCGCTGGGGATGTCCCAGGCGGTGACCGAGCGCGTCGAGTACCAGCGGGAACTCGAGAAGCGCGTCCGCCAGCAGGAAGCCGTCGCCACCCTCGGCCGGCGCGCGCTCGAAGCCGACGACCTCGACGACCTGTTCGCGACGGCCGCGCGCGTCGTCGCGGAGACCCTCGGCAACGACTACTGCGAGGTGCTGGATCTGGACGCCGACTCCGGGGAACTGCGCCTGCGACAGGGGGTCGGCTGGGACGACGGCGTCGTGGGGTCGGCGACGGTGTCGGCCCTCGAGGACGGCTCCCGGGCGGCGTACACGCTGTGCACCTCGGAGCCGGTCGTCGTGGAGGACCTCCGCGAGGAGCGCCGCTTCGACCCCCCCGAGCTGCTCACGTCCCACGGCGTTCGCAGCGGGATCTCCACGGTGATCGGGCCGCCGGAGTCGCCGTGGGGGATCCTCGGGACTCACGACACCGAGCCGGCGACCCGCTCGGACCACGACGCCGCGTTCGTGCGGGCGGTCGCGAACGTGCTCGCGTCGGCGATCGACCGGACGCGCCACGAGCGGGAGCTCGACCGGCAACACGATCAACTCGTCGCGCTCGACAGCGTCAGCCGGGTCGTCCGCGACATCACCGAGGCGGCGATCGACCGATCGACGCGCGCGGAGATCGAGGCCGCCGTCTGTGAACGCCTCGCCGCCTCCGAGTCGTATCTGTTCGCGTGGATCGGCGACGCCGACGCCGCGAGCCGTGAGATAACTACCCGAGCGGAGGCCGGCGTCGAGAGGTATCTGGACGGAACCACGGTCTCGATCGACCCCGACGACGAGCACGGGCGGGGGCCGACCGGTCGGGCGTATCGCACGCGGACGATCCAGACGACCGACCACGCCGCCGCCGACCCGCGCCAGGAGCCGTGGGCGGACCAGGTCGAGGCATACGGCTACCGCTCGTCGGCGGCGATCCCGATCGTTCACGGCGGAACCGTCTACGGGGTGTTGAACGTGTACACCGAGCGTCGCGAGGCGTTCCTCGGGCGCGAACGGGAGGTGATCGGGAAGCTGGGCGAGGTGGTCGGCCACGCGATCGCGGCCGTCGAGCGCAAACGGGCGCTGTTGGGCGACGAGGTCGTCGAGCTGTCGTTCCTCGTCGAGGACGCGTTCGCCCCGGCCGGGGTCGACCCCGCACCCGACCCGATCCGGTTCGACGACGCGGTCCCGCTGGGGGACGACGAGTTCGTCGTCTTCGGCCGGACGACGGCCGCGGGCGTCGAAACGCTGGAGTCGCTCGTCGATTCGCATTCGCTGTATCAGGACCTCCGTGTCCGCTCCGCCGACGACGGCCGGCGGTTCGAACTCTCCGTCGCCGACCTGCCGGTACTGTCGGCGATCGCGTCCCAGGGCGGGTCGATCGAGGACGCCGTCGTCGAGGACGGGGACTACCGGCTGACGGTCCGGCTCGCGCCGAGTACGGACGCGCGTCGGGTGATCGACGCCATGCGCGAGACGTACCCCGATGTCCGGTTGGTGAAGCGTCGGCAGGTGACCCGGGCGGGGACCGACAGGTCGACCACCGCGGTCGCGGCGATCGACTCCCTCAGTGACCGTCAGCGGGCGGCGCTGTCGGCGGCATACCACGCCGGCTACTTCGAGTGGCCCCGCGACGCGACCGCAGAGGAGGTGGCTTCCTCGCTCGACATCGCGCGGTCGACGCTTCACCGACATCTCCGGACGTGCCAGCGCACGGTGTTCGCGGCGGCGTTCGAGGGCGGGTGA
- a CDS encoding DUF1684 domain-containing protein: MRDEKDEFLASDPQSPLDPSLRDDFDGLDYFEPDPAYRVTASLEVHDDPDAVELTVRNGTAERFHRVATLSFTLPSAGGGEVEETLTALRADGSAALFLPFRDKTTGQQTYDGGRYMDLHPDGDLDGIDEVTLDFNLAYTPFCAFADAFACPLPPTDNWLEVAVPAGERDPTLE; this comes from the coding sequence ATGCGCGACGAGAAGGACGAGTTCCTCGCGAGCGACCCCCAGTCCCCCCTCGATCCGTCGCTGCGCGACGACTTCGACGGCCTCGACTACTTCGAGCCCGACCCCGCCTACCGCGTGACGGCGTCCCTGGAGGTGCACGACGACCCCGACGCGGTCGAGCTGACGGTTCGCAACGGCACCGCCGAGCGGTTCCACCGCGTCGCGACGCTGTCGTTCACGCTCCCGAGCGCCGGCGGCGGCGAGGTCGAGGAGACGCTCACGGCGCTGCGTGCGGACGGCTCGGCGGCGTTGTTCCTCCCGTTCCGCGACAAGACGACCGGCCAGCAGACGTACGACGGCGGCCGGTACATGGACCTCCACCCCGACGGCGACCTCGACGGGATCGACGAGGTGACGCTGGATTTCAACCTCGCGTACACGCCCTTCTGCGCGTTCGCGGACGCGTTCGCCTGCCCGCTGCCGCCGACCGACAACTGGCTCGAGGTCGCGGTGCCCGCCGGCGAACGCGACCCGACGCTGGAGTGA